The stretch of DNA ATCAAGAACTATGGTCTTTTTTGGGTCCAGCACATTATGTTCAAGTCCCTGGCAGATCTGGCATTTATCATTATCGATGGCCAGTGGATCATACCCCATCTTTCGAAGGGGAAGTGTCGACATGCCGTTGCCGCAGCATATCTCAAGCAACTCTCCTTTGAGTTCGTATCTATCAAGAATTCCTTTCAATCTGGCATTTCGGCTTTCGATATATACCATTTCGTAGGGTTCTTTGGATATGAGGCAGTTTTCGCAGAGCTGCCTGCTCACCAGAGCTTTGGAATAATATTCAATTATCGCTTCACTAAATTTCGCGCATGTGGTGTTGTATATCTCATTGAGCTTTAGATTTTTCGCAACGCTGGAAAATAGCATGCTGCTTTCATTTGGAACAGGTATTGATGAAACAAGGTTCGTGAATATCGCAAGGAACCCGGGCGAATCTTCTGTTTCAGGATTATTCAGGGCTAACCCGATAATGTTCCCGTTCTCATCCTGAATTCCCTGGATCTTTGCCAGAGGGTCTTTCTGGATGTTCTCAAGATATTGTAGCGATAATGTATTATTTTTTAAAGACGGGTAGCTTTCTTCAACAAAGTAGACGTCCTCCTGGCTTTTAATACCTAAAATATCGTGGATCAGCATATTGAATCATCATCAATTTTAATTTATGATCGCCATTGAAAGCATAATGACCGCAACTTAAAAGAATGGACAAATCTACTTTCGTCTTGTTTATCTGCGGTTCTTATCCTAATCGCCTGAATCCGGCTCATCGTCACGATAACTTGTATCTCCAACCATTGCAGCACTGATAGAGTCTATCCCATCGAGCCATTCAGCCACAAGCCCTTCCGGGACATCTTCCATATCCTTTTCTTTGAGCTTCCCGCCTGCGAGGAGGTTCGCACCTATTTCCGCGATATTGCCGAGCGCAGCTCCCATATTTTCCTCTTTCTCCGCCTGGATTGCGCTTTTTATGAGCTTGCCAAGGGTTTTTGTTTTTTCAAAAGCCTTCTCCACATAACATTCGCATGAAGCAAAAACACCCATCAGGGACAACTGCGTTGATTCAAGCATAATATCAATATCTTCGCTTATGGGTTCGATCTTGTAGAGGACAATTTCCTTGATCTCTGACAGGTATTTCAGTGCATCATCTCTGGAGATGACGTTCTTATCGAATTTCGCAATTATCTTCAAACACGCAAGAACCACATCGTCTTCCATATATACGAAAACTGCCCCTTTCTCCTCGTCGTCCAGCTTAAAACCGCTTTCCTTTACTTTATTTATCCAGTTTTGCCATCGTTCCTGAGTATAGAACGGGATTATAAATTTCGTTTCTTGCATGAGTTCTCCATTGTTTTAAGGTGTTATTTTAATTTATGGTCATTTACGTTAAACCCGTCAATTTCTTAACTTTACCTATTAATTCATTCTTTCCAAAAGGTTTTGTTATATAATCATCAGCCTTTAATACATGTAATCCAAGCAGCTTATCGATATTTTGCGCTTTGGCTGTCAAAATAGCAACCGGAATACCCGGTACTTGTTCTTTTATCTTCCTGAAAACATCCCACCCGTCCATATCAGGCATCATTATGTCAAGAAGCACTAAATCAGGCTTTGAAGCAGCTATCATGGTCAGCGCATCCTTTCCGTTCGTGGCTATGTCCGTTTTAAAACCGCCACTCTCGAGCACTAATTTGACAAGCTCGAGTGTATCTGGTTCATCGTCCACTATCAATACTTTCTTATCCGATGCCTTGTTGGTCATTCGCTCTCAATCCTGGTAATAAAATATGAAACGTGCTTCCTATATTT from Candidatus Methanoperedens sp. encodes:
- a CDS encoding response regulator — protein: MTNKASDKKVLIVDDEPDTLELVKLVLESGGFKTDIATNGKDALTMIAASKPDLVLLDIMMPDMDGWDVFRKIKEQVPGIPVAILTAKAQNIDKLLGLHVLKADDYITKPFGKNELIGKVKKLTGLT
- a CDS encoding class I SAM-dependent methyltransferase, with protein sequence MLIHDILGIKSQEDVYFVEESYPSLKNNTLSLQYLENIQKDPLAKIQGIQDENGNIIGLALNNPETEDSPGFLAIFTNLVSSIPVPNESSMLFSSVAKNLKLNEIYNTTCAKFSEAIIEYYSKALVSRQLCENCLISKEPYEMVYIESRNARLKGILDRYELKGELLEICCGNGMSTLPLRKMGYDPLAIDNDKCQICQGLEHNVLDPKKTIVLDATRLSEFFRENTFDTIAGFMLGTIYPFNRNIWEKMIVESVKVLKPGGMILLTVNKREEMEILEKALERNHISGKMIDNTDPGGIYDQWVYVGNK
- a CDS encoding DUF2150 family protein; the encoded protein is MQETKFIIPFYTQERWQNWINKVKESGFKLDDEEKGAVFVYMEDDVVLACLKIIAKFDKNVISRDDALKYLSEIKEIVLYKIEPISEDIDIMLESTQLSLMGVFASCECYVEKAFEKTKTLGKLIKSAIQAEKEENMGAALGNIAEIGANLLAGGKLKEKDMEDVPEGLVAEWLDGIDSISAAMVGDTSYRDDEPDSGD